The proteins below are encoded in one region of Tolumonas auensis DSM 9187:
- the yfcE gene encoding phosphodiesterase: protein MLSLAIISDVHGCYPSLQKTLQHAEQFHPDYYLLLGDVLNHGPRNPVPEGYAPPEVAALLNPLREKIIAVRGNCDSEVDQMLLQFPCLAAHNQLLLGGRRWFMTHGHLYEASELPLAAGDVLLSGHTHIAGIDLDEKGIYRINPGSITFPRNGAEASYAVYANGELQIIGLDSHQVLARSDFRTK, encoded by the coding sequence ATGCTCTCCCTCGCGATTATTTCTGATGTTCACGGCTGTTATCCATCCCTGCAAAAAACGCTGCAACATGCGGAACAATTTCATCCGGATTATTATCTGCTGCTGGGCGATGTACTGAATCATGGCCCGCGCAATCCGGTGCCGGAAGGATATGCGCCACCTGAAGTGGCTGCGTTACTGAATCCGCTACGGGAAAAAATTATTGCGGTAAGAGGCAACTGCGACAGCGAAGTGGATCAGATGTTACTGCAGTTTCCCTGTCTGGCGGCACACAATCAGCTGCTGCTTGGCGGTCGGCGCTGGTTTATGACGCATGGCCATCTGTATGAAGCGAGTGAGTTGCCTTTGGCAGCGGGGGATGTGCTGCTGAGTGGCCATACGCATATTGCCGGCATCGATCTGGATGAAAAGGGCATTTACCGGATCAATCCCGGCTCGATCACTTTCCCGCGCAATGGTGCTGAGGCCAGCTATGCGGTATACGCCAATGGTGAATTGCAGATTATCGGACTGGACAGCCATCAGGTACTAGCAAGATCAGACTTCCGGACTAAGTGA
- a CDS encoding glycoside hydrolase family 32 protein, translated as MLAEKHYRPLFHFAPAFGWLNDPNGLVYKDGEYHLFYQYYPGDSVWGPMHWGHAVSTDLLSWTHLPIALVPDELGMCFSGTAAVDKGDKSGLFGGKDGLLAYYTIAAEKLPDDVDFPQSQGLAYSADNGRHWTKYSGNPVIPNPGLQDFRDPKVFWHEPSQHWIMVVTLGQKVGIYRSADAKNWQFSSSFGEGHGAHDERAWECPDLFEIKVEGQSESRWILIVGVQREAYIAGSGTQYFVGRFDGEHFSNDNTPETVLWLDYGRDFYATQTWADIPQADGRRLALGWMSCWPYANHLPTQSWRSAMSIPHELTLKPTDDGLRIHHAFIRELKNTLADNHQLYGMSCAAPASLFDIEWTEALQIKLAVSLEDNSSLMLSPMQGTQLILTAQNNELVLQCLRQGAYGNEAYDQGFPHDYVIRLGVNRKLTLELLLDRCSVELLVDEGRYSITNLAFPEQGPEHTLRAELTTGAVVADAEWHLLTPGK; from the coding sequence ATGTTAGCCGAAAAACACTACCGTCCGTTGTTCCACTTTGCGCCGGCTTTTGGTTGGCTGAATGACCCGAATGGCCTGGTTTATAAAGATGGTGAATATCATCTGTTTTATCAGTATTACCCCGGCGACAGCGTCTGGGGACCGATGCACTGGGGACATGCGGTAAGTACCGATCTGCTGTCATGGACGCATCTGCCGATTGCACTTGTGCCTGATGAACTGGGGATGTGTTTTTCCGGTACAGCTGCTGTTGATAAGGGTGACAAGTCCGGTTTGTTTGGCGGAAAAGATGGCTTGCTGGCCTATTACACCATTGCGGCCGAGAAGCTGCCGGATGATGTGGACTTTCCGCAGAGCCAGGGGCTGGCATACAGTGCGGATAACGGTCGTCACTGGACAAAATACAGTGGCAATCCGGTTATCCCTAATCCCGGTCTGCAGGACTTCCGCGATCCGAAAGTGTTCTGGCATGAACCTTCGCAGCACTGGATTATGGTGGTTACGCTAGGGCAAAAAGTGGGCATTTACCGTTCTGCCGACGCCAAAAACTGGCAGTTCAGCTCTTCTTTCGGTGAAGGCCATGGCGCGCATGATGAGCGGGCGTGGGAATGTCCGGATCTGTTTGAAATCAAGGTAGAAGGGCAGAGCGAAAGTCGCTGGATCCTGATCGTCGGGGTTCAGCGTGAGGCTTACATTGCGGGCTCAGGCACCCAGTATTTTGTCGGCCGGTTCGATGGGGAACATTTCAGCAACGACAATACGCCGGAAACTGTACTGTGGCTCGACTATGGCCGTGATTTTTACGCCACGCAAACCTGGGCAGATATTCCGCAAGCTGACGGGCGTCGTCTGGCGCTTGGCTGGATGAGCTGCTGGCCTTACGCCAACCATTTGCCGACGCAGAGCTGGCGTTCAGCGATGAGCATTCCGCATGAATTAACCCTGAAACCAACCGATGACGGTTTGCGGATACATCACGCCTTTATCCGTGAACTGAAAAATACTCTGGCGGATAATCATCAGTTATACGGTATGTCATGCGCAGCGCCGGCATCACTGTTTGATATTGAATGGACCGAAGCCTTACAGATCAAACTGGCGGTATCGCTGGAAGATAACAGTTCTCTGATGCTGTCTCCCATGCAGGGCACGCAGTTGATTCTGACAGCACAGAATAATGAATTGGTGCTGCAGTGTTTACGTCAGGGGGCTTACGGTAATGAAGCTTACGATCAGGGTTTCCCGCATGATTATGTGATCCGGTTAGGTGTTAACCGTAAATTGACGCTGGAGTTGTTACTTGATCGCTGCTCGGTCGAATTGCTGGTGGATGAAGGGCGTTATTCCATCACTAATCTGGCATTTCCGGAACAAGGGCCGGAACACACATTGCGTGCTGAATTAACAACCGGGGCGGTTGTGGCGGATGCCGAATGGCATTTGCTGACCCCGGGCAAATAA
- a CDS encoding FeoC-like transcriptional regulator produces MILRDIADCLQQQQRMTGRELARQFQTSEDAIDAMIGVWMRKGRVRKVSAGGCSGSCCGQRSEIYYEWQPEGLIGFIQKN; encoded by the coding sequence ATGATCCTGCGTGATATTGCTGATTGTCTGCAGCAGCAACAACGTATGACCGGGCGCGAACTGGCCCGGCAGTTTCAGACCTCGGAAGATGCCATTGATGCCATGATTGGTGTCTGGATGCGCAAAGGGCGGGTGCGTAAAGTATCCGCCGGTGGTTGCAGCGGTAGTTGCTGTGGCCAGCGCAGTGAGATTTACTACGAATGGCAGCCGGAAGGATTGATCGGCTTCATTCAGAAAAACTAA
- a CDS encoding LacI family DNA-binding transcriptional regulator — MATIRDVAQLAGVSIATISRVLNNSDKVSPDTTAHVRAVIKELGYVYSPPLGNRRAGADRQLLFAIILPTLANPYFSELLDIVEQEAQYLGRALLVFNSRGDAQRELSLLNACRQYKIDGLFIIPCSRGTEHLMTISNQPFPIVALTQLVPGMTSVAVDHIEGGAQIAEHLVSMGHTNIGYLGAIDETEQKFGGFRDKLAELGVPLSPDNIIQTPALTAVELADRFKEYLDNHPSLPFSAIFAFNDVAAQQVMDVLLQRGYQIPEQIQVVGFDNTLLAQVMNISSVAQPMREIGRLGCQEMIRLIEGKEMDTHHLTLSPRLVLRNSSVKVNKRKF; from the coding sequence ATGGCTACGATAAGAGATGTTGCTCAATTAGCGGGGGTGTCAATTGCCACGATTTCCCGTGTATTGAATAATTCCGATAAGGTTTCACCCGATACCACTGCGCATGTGCGCGCCGTGATTAAAGAATTGGGTTATGTCTATAGTCCGCCGCTCGGCAACCGCCGGGCTGGTGCGGATCGCCAGTTGTTGTTTGCGATTATTCTGCCTACGCTGGCAAACCCCTATTTTTCCGAGTTGCTGGATATAGTGGAACAGGAGGCTCAATACCTCGGCCGGGCCTTGCTGGTGTTTAATTCGCGTGGAGACGCCCAGCGGGAACTGTCGCTGCTGAATGCCTGCCGGCAATACAAGATTGATGGTTTGTTTATTATTCCCTGTTCCCGTGGTACAGAGCATCTGATGACGATCAGTAATCAGCCATTTCCGATCGTGGCTCTGACACAACTGGTGCCTGGCATGACCAGCGTTGCGGTTGATCATATCGAAGGGGGTGCCCAGATTGCAGAACACCTCGTGAGTATGGGACACACGAACATTGGCTATCTTGGGGCCATTGATGAGACAGAGCAGAAGTTTGGTGGTTTCCGAGACAAACTGGCAGAGTTAGGCGTACCGCTATCTCCGGATAATATTATTCAGACGCCGGCACTCACCGCGGTTGAACTGGCGGATCGCTTTAAAGAATATCTGGATAACCATCCGTCACTGCCATTCTCGGCGATTTTTGCTTTTAACGATGTGGCCGCACAACAGGTGATGGATGTGTTGCTGCAGCGCGGTTATCAGATCCCGGAGCAGATACAGGTCGTTGGCTTTGATAATACCCTGCTGGCGCAGGTGATGAATATCAGCAGCGTTGCTCAGCCAATGCGTGAAATCGGCCGTTTAGGCTGTCAGGAGATGATACGGCTGATCGAAGGTAAAGAGATGGACACGCATCATCTAACCCTGTCACCACGTCTGGTATTGCGTAACAGTTCCGTCAAGGTCAATAAGCGTAAGTTTTAA
- a CDS encoding DUF413 domain-containing protein: MSFESEKRFNDLQHFPRGIRRSGNFTVGESDLLERHGHAMMELYQGKREPKDDVEAAFVERVKAGDAAGNPFAKVWLKYVKVIGPRRVHRLCTSNGDEGSFETVEESLE, from the coding sequence ATGAGCTTTGAATCAGAAAAACGTTTTAACGATCTGCAGCACTTCCCACGTGGCATTCGCCGCAGCGGTAACTTTACTGTTGGTGAGAGTGATCTGCTGGAACGCCATGGACATGCCATGATGGAACTGTACCAAGGCAAAAGAGAGCCAAAAGATGATGTTGAAGCTGCTTTTGTTGAACGCGTAAAAGCTGGCGACGCCGCTGGTAACCCGTTCGCTAAAGTATGGCTGAAATATGTCAAGGTGATCGGCCCGCGCCGCGTACACCGTCTGTGCACTTCTAACGGAGACGAAGGCAGCTTCGAAACGGTAGAAGAGTCACTGGAGTAA
- the hdfR gene encoding HTH-type transcriptional regulator HdfR, with translation MDTDLLRTFIEVSKTRHFGRAAENLYLTQSAVSFRIRQLEQQLGVSLFARHRNNIQLTLSGEHLLPYAETILQTLGRAKQALIRDDAMQHQLVIGAPQVCWEMGLQQWLDGWFSEQQNQAMRLETGNREQLCRQLLERSLDLAVITEPSKIDEVSVQQVGEFQLCLVSRTSGLNTSMLTEQAVIWPDWNTNMGSATVPAELLQRMPTLQTSSAQQALHHLLKHGGVAYLPQHLIASHLKNGELHFVEGVQVLLRPVYLAYRTGSEQQPHIESLLNRPLRLSTLSA, from the coding sequence ATGGACACGGATCTGCTGCGCACTTTTATTGAGGTCAGCAAAACCCGTCACTTCGGACGCGCCGCCGAGAATTTGTATCTCACACAATCGGCGGTGAGTTTTCGTATCCGCCAGCTGGAACAGCAGCTGGGGGTCAGTCTTTTCGCCCGCCATCGCAATAATATCCAGCTCACTCTCTCGGGTGAACATCTCCTCCCCTATGCAGAAACGATACTGCAGACCCTGGGCCGAGCCAAGCAGGCTTTGATCAGAGATGATGCTATGCAGCATCAGCTCGTTATCGGAGCACCGCAGGTCTGCTGGGAAATGGGATTACAGCAATGGCTGGATGGCTGGTTCAGTGAACAGCAGAATCAGGCCATGCGGCTGGAAACAGGGAATCGTGAACAGCTTTGCCGGCAGCTACTGGAGCGCTCGCTCGATCTGGCGGTAATAACCGAACCAAGCAAGATTGATGAAGTGAGCGTTCAGCAGGTTGGTGAATTTCAGCTGTGTCTGGTCAGCCGGACTTCTGGTCTGAATACCAGCATGCTGACAGAACAGGCCGTGATCTGGCCCGACTGGAACACCAACATGGGTTCGGCAACAGTTCCTGCGGAATTATTGCAACGAATGCCTACACTGCAGACCAGTTCGGCTCAGCAGGCATTACATCATCTGCTGAAACATGGCGGTGTCGCTTATCTGCCACAGCATCTCATCGCCAGTCACCTGAAAAATGGCGAACTGCATTTCGTGGAAGGCGTACAAGTGCTGCTCCGCCCGGTTTATCTCGCCTACCGAACCGGCAGCGAACAACAGCCACATATTGAATCACTGCTGAACCGTCCGCTGCGTCTGAGCACCCTGTCCGCTTAA